One Alcaligenes ammonioxydans DNA segment encodes these proteins:
- the dnaA gene encoding chromosomal replication initiator protein DnaA, which produces MNEFWQSCVQKLEQELPPQQISAWIRPLVPLDFDSEAGVLRVSAPNRFKLDWVRKNFATRIEELASDFYECPVTVQFELPSASAAPRRALADRAAPAPAGSPAGENLAPPGANPAVTAVVDAVQDRSRLNAELTFDNFVTGKANQLARAAALQVAENPGVSYNPLFLYGGVGLGKTHLIHAIGNALVANGNGVRVRYVHADQYVSDVVKAYQRKAFDEFKRYYHSLDLLLIDDIQFFAGKNRTQEEFFYAFEAMVAQRKQIIITSDTYPKELANIDSRLISRFDSGLTVAIEPPELEMRVAILLRKAQAEGIAMPEEVAFFIAKHLRSNVRELEGALRKVSAYARFHGRDVLTVEVCKDALKDLLSVSNGQITVENIQKTVADFYKIKVADMYSKRRPANIAMPRQVAMYLAKELTQKSLPEIGDLFGGRDHTTVLHAVRKISDARTKQAELNHALHVLEQTLKG; this is translated from the coding sequence ATGAATGAATTCTGGCAGTCCTGCGTTCAGAAATTGGAGCAGGAGCTTCCCCCCCAACAAATAAGTGCGTGGATTCGTCCACTGGTTCCCCTGGACTTCGATAGTGAGGCCGGGGTGTTGCGCGTTTCTGCTCCTAACCGTTTCAAGCTGGATTGGGTCCGCAAGAATTTTGCTACGCGCATCGAGGAACTGGCCTCGGATTTCTACGAATGTCCCGTAACGGTTCAGTTCGAGCTGCCTTCGGCCAGCGCGGCGCCTCGTCGCGCCCTGGCTGACCGGGCCGCGCCCGCGCCTGCCGGCAGTCCAGCCGGTGAGAACCTGGCCCCGCCCGGCGCCAATCCGGCCGTGACCGCGGTGGTGGATGCGGTACAGGATCGCTCGCGCCTGAATGCCGAACTGACCTTCGACAATTTCGTAACGGGTAAAGCCAACCAGCTGGCACGCGCTGCGGCCTTGCAGGTGGCCGAGAATCCTGGTGTCTCCTATAACCCGCTCTTTCTGTATGGTGGCGTGGGTTTGGGCAAGACACACCTGATTCACGCGATCGGCAATGCGCTGGTCGCCAATGGCAATGGTGTGCGGGTACGGTATGTCCATGCCGACCAGTACGTGTCAGACGTGGTCAAGGCCTACCAGCGCAAGGCGTTTGACGAGTTCAAGCGTTATTACCATTCGCTGGATTTGCTGCTGATTGACGATATTCAGTTTTTTGCCGGCAAGAACCGCACGCAGGAAGAGTTTTTCTACGCCTTTGAAGCGATGGTGGCCCAGCGCAAGCAGATCATCATCACCTCGGATACGTACCCCAAAGAGCTGGCCAATATTGATAGCCGCCTGATCTCGCGCTTTGACTCCGGTCTGACCGTGGCCATCGAGCCACCCGAGCTGGAAATGCGTGTAGCAATTTTGCTGCGCAAAGCTCAGGCCGAAGGCATCGCCATGCCGGAAGAAGTGGCCTTCTTTATCGCCAAGCATTTGCGCAGCAACGTGCGTGAACTGGAAGGAGCTTTGCGCAAGGTCTCGGCTTATGCCCGTTTTCATGGTCGCGATGTCCTGACGGTGGAAGTGTGCAAGGATGCGCTCAAGGATTTGCTGTCCGTCTCCAATGGGCAGATCACCGTGGAAAATATCCAGAAAACCGTAGCCGATTTTTATAAAATCAAGGTCGCGGATATGTACTCCAAGCGCCGCCCCGCCAATATCGCCATGCCGCGTCAGGTGGCCATGTATCTGGCCAAGGAACTGACCCAAAAGAGTTTGCCGGAAATTGGCGATCTTTTCGGTGGCAGGGACCACACAACGGTGCTGCACGCAGTGCGCAAGATCTCGGACGCACGCACCAAGCAAGCCGAATTGAATCACGCATTACACGTACTGGAACAAACTCTCAAAGGATGA
- the dnaN gene encoding DNA polymerase III subunit beta, which produces MQLVQATRDALLKPLSTVVGIVERRHTLPILANILLRKNGSDVSFLATDLEVQITTNAGFGVGEDNAATTVAARKLLDILKALPDFGDVRLGLDSGKLTIQSGKSRFQLQTLEAADFPVLTLPEQWDVSLSMPQRTLKHLFNTVHFAMAQQDIRYYLNGMLLVFEPGMVRTVTTDGHRLAHNATAIDGVQERHDIIVPRKTVLEMQRLLGDTDDLVNIDVSSRQIRFRFGDVELISKLVEGKFPDFARVIPSNYTRHFDVSRDVLQGSLQRAAILTTDKLRGVRLQLSQNQLKISASNAEQEEAVEELDIDYEHESLDVGFNVSYLLDVLASIKDETVRWSVQPDANASVLMTLPEQEHFKYVVMPMRI; this is translated from the coding sequence ATGCAACTCGTTCAAGCTACCCGCGACGCATTGCTAAAGCCCTTATCCACAGTTGTTGGCATTGTGGAGCGCCGCCATACTTTGCCGATTCTGGCCAACATCCTGCTGCGTAAAAACGGCTCGGACGTCTCTTTCCTGGCCACAGATCTGGAAGTGCAGATCACCACCAATGCCGGCTTTGGTGTGGGTGAGGACAATGCGGCCACCACGGTGGCAGCCCGCAAGCTGCTGGACATTCTCAAAGCCCTGCCCGATTTTGGTGACGTGCGTCTGGGTCTGGACAGCGGCAAGCTGACCATTCAGTCTGGCAAGAGCCGTTTTCAGTTGCAGACGCTGGAAGCGGCTGATTTTCCAGTGCTTACCCTGCCCGAGCAATGGGATGTGTCGCTGAGCATGCCCCAGCGCACCCTCAAGCACCTGTTCAACACGGTGCACTTTGCCATGGCCCAGCAGGATATCCGCTACTACCTGAACGGCATGTTGCTGGTGTTCGAGCCCGGCATGGTGCGTACGGTGACCACGGACGGGCACCGCCTGGCCCATAATGCCACTGCGATTGACGGTGTGCAGGAGCGCCACGACATTATTGTGCCTCGCAAGACCGTGCTGGAAATGCAGCGTCTGCTGGGCGATACCGACGATCTGGTCAATATTGATGTGTCCAGCCGTCAGATCCGTTTCCGTTTTGGCGATGTGGAGTTGATCTCCAAACTGGTGGAAGGCAAATTCCCCGACTTTGCGCGCGTGATCCCTTCCAACTACACCCGCCACTTTGATGTCAGCCGCGACGTGCTGCAAGGCAGCTTGCAACGTGCGGCCATCCTGACCACCGACAAACTGCGTGGCGTGCGACTGCAACTGTCGCAAAACCAGCTGAAGATTTCCGCTTCCAATGCCGAGCAGGAAGAAGCGGTCGAAGAGCTGGATATCGATTATGAACACGAAAGTCTGGACGTTGGCTTTAACGTCAGCTATCTGCTCGATGTGTTGGCCAGCATCAAGGACGAAACAGTCCGCTGGTCTGTGCAGCCCGATGCCAACGCCTCGGTGTTGATGACGCTGCCCGAGCAAGAACACTTCAAGTACGTGGTCATGCCGATGCGCATTTAA
- the gyrB gene encoding DNA topoisomerase (ATP-hydrolyzing) subunit B, translating into MTDQTTTTQPADYGADSIKMLKGLEAVRKRPGMYIGDTSDGTGLHHMVFEVVDNAIDEALAGHCDDIVVTIHSDNSISVCDNGRGIPTDIHKDDEHQRSAAEIVMTELHAGGKFDQNSYKVSGGLHGVGVSCVNALSEWLLLTIWRNGNEHQVEFRRGERTAPLSVTGPAEGRTGTCVRYLADVEIFSNIEYHHEILAKRLRELSFLNNGVKIRLVDEIQGKEEDFAFLGGVKGFVDFINRNKTPLHPNVFSVATESSAGGTTVSVEVAMQWNDSYAETVLCFTNNIPQRDGGSHLTGLRAAMTRVLNKYIADNELAKKAKVDTSGDDMREGLVCVLSVKVPEPKFSSQTKDKLVSSEVRPAVEEAVGRTLETWLLENPGDAKALCGKIVEAARAREAARKAREMTRRKSVLEGAGLPGKLADCQEKDPALCELYIVEGDSAGGSAKQGRDRKFQAILPLRGKVLNVEKARFDRLISSEQITTLITALGTSIGPDFDIDKLRYHRIIIMTDADVDGAHIRTLLLTLLYRQMPELIERGYVYIAQPPLYRVKVGREEIYLKDDAEEAEFMLRLALRDAVLTPSEGAAPITGEALSDYAHRYVKAKGVIERLSRHMDGDALSALAEGVKLNLDTQEQAEQSAQDLEKALYDEAMPNVVKVFAAFDEASESWRVVVQRLHHGNIRVTVFDRNFMRGADHQTLARAGETFAGLIGEGAKVARGEGDKRRETEVDDFREVMQWLLTEAERGMSKQRYKGLGEMNPSQLWETTMDPNVRRLLRVQIADAIDADQIFTTLMGDHVEPRRAFIETHALQAGNLDI; encoded by the coding sequence ATGACCGATCAAACCACGACCACCCAGCCAGCCGATTACGGTGCTGATTCCATCAAAATGCTCAAAGGCCTGGAGGCCGTGCGCAAGCGTCCAGGCATGTACATCGGGGATACGTCCGATGGCACCGGCCTGCACCACATGGTTTTCGAGGTGGTGGATAACGCGATTGATGAGGCCTTGGCCGGTCATTGCGACGATATCGTCGTCACCATCCATTCCGATAACAGCATTTCGGTGTGTGATAACGGCCGCGGTATTCCAACCGATATCCACAAGGACGACGAGCATCAGCGCAGCGCCGCTGAAATCGTCATGACCGAACTGCATGCCGGCGGCAAATTTGACCAGAACTCCTACAAGGTGTCTGGCGGCCTGCATGGTGTGGGTGTGTCATGTGTGAATGCCCTGTCCGAATGGCTGTTGCTGACGATCTGGCGCAACGGTAACGAACATCAGGTGGAGTTTCGCCGTGGTGAGCGCACGGCGCCCTTGTCGGTGACCGGCCCCGCAGAAGGCCGCACGGGCACCTGCGTGCGTTACCTGGCCGACGTGGAGATTTTCAGCAATATTGAATACCACCACGAAATTCTGGCCAAGCGCTTGCGCGAGCTGTCTTTCCTGAACAATGGCGTCAAGATCCGTCTGGTTGACGAGATTCAGGGCAAGGAAGAAGACTTTGCCTTCCTGGGTGGGGTCAAAGGCTTTGTTGACTTTATCAACCGCAACAAGACTCCGCTGCACCCGAATGTCTTTAGTGTTGCCACCGAATCCAGCGCCGGCGGCACGACAGTGTCCGTTGAAGTGGCCATGCAGTGGAACGACAGTTATGCCGAGACGGTGCTGTGCTTCACCAACAATATCCCCCAACGTGATGGTGGTTCCCACCTGACCGGTCTGCGTGCGGCCATGACCCGCGTGCTGAACAAATACATTGCCGATAACGAGCTGGCCAAGAAAGCCAAGGTCGACACCTCGGGCGATGACATGCGCGAAGGCCTGGTGTGCGTTTTGTCGGTCAAGGTGCCCGAACCCAAATTCAGCAGCCAGACCAAAGACAAGCTGGTGTCCAGCGAAGTGCGCCCTGCCGTTGAAGAAGCGGTGGGTCGGACCCTGGAAACCTGGTTGCTGGAGAACCCCGGCGACGCCAAGGCGCTGTGTGGCAAGATCGTGGAAGCGGCCCGTGCTCGTGAGGCGGCCCGTAAAGCCCGCGAGATGACACGTCGCAAAAGCGTGCTGGAAGGTGCTGGCCTGCCCGGCAAGCTGGCCGACTGTCAGGAAAAAGATCCCGCCCTGTGCGAACTGTACATTGTGGAGGGTGACTCCGCAGGCGGCTCGGCCAAGCAAGGCCGGGACCGTAAATTCCAGGCCATTCTGCCTTTGCGCGGCAAGGTGCTGAACGTTGAAAAAGCCCGTTTTGATCGTCTGATTTCCAGTGAACAGATCACCACCTTGATCACCGCGCTGGGCACCAGCATTGGCCCGGACTTTGATATCGACAAACTGCGCTACCACCGCATCATCATCATGACTGACGCGGACGTGGACGGTGCTCACATTCGTACGCTGCTGCTGACGCTGCTGTACCGCCAGATGCCTGAGCTGATCGAGCGTGGCTACGTCTACATTGCCCAGCCGCCGCTCTACAGGGTCAAGGTGGGTCGTGAAGAGATTTATCTGAAGGACGACGCCGAGGAAGCCGAATTCATGTTGAGGTTGGCCCTGCGCGATGCTGTGCTGACCCCATCCGAAGGCGCGGCTCCCATCACCGGCGAGGCCCTGTCCGATTATGCTCACCGCTATGTGAAGGCCAAGGGCGTGATAGAGCGTCTGTCGCGCCATATGGACGGTGATGCTTTGTCTGCGCTGGCTGAAGGCGTGAAGCTGAATCTGGATACTCAGGAGCAGGCTGAGCAAAGCGCGCAGGATTTGGAAAAAGCGCTGTATGACGAGGCGATGCCTAACGTGGTGAAAGTGTTTGCGGCCTTTGATGAGGCCAGCGAATCCTGGCGCGTAGTGGTGCAGCGTTTGCATCACGGCAATATCCGCGTGACCGTGTTCGACCGCAACTTCATGCGTGGCGCCGACCATCAAACCCTGGCCCGTGCGGGCGAGACCTTTGCCGGCCTGATTGGTGAGGGGGCAAAGGTCGCACGTGGTGAAGGTGACAAACGTCGTGAAACCGAGGTCGATGACTTCCGTGAAGTCATGCAATGGTTGTTGACCGAAGCCGAGCGTGGTATGAGCAAGCAGCGCTACAAAGGTCTGGGTGAGATGAACCCCAGCCAGCTGTGGGAAACCACCATGGACCCCAACGTCCGTCGCCTCTTGCGTGTGCAGATTGCCGATGCCATCGACGCGGATCAAATCTTCACGACCCTGATGGGCGATCACGTGGAGCCACGCCGTGCCTTTATCGAGACTCATGCCTTGCAGGCGGGGAACCTGGATATTTGA
- a CDS encoding pseudouridine synthase has protein sequence MRLDKFLGESTDLSRSDARKVLKSGEITVNGEVVTKGTHVVQEGDVVCWDDEPLALIGLRYIMLNKPAGYECSLKNSAYPSVMMLIDVEKRERLHTVGRLDVDTTGLILITDDGQWTHRIISPRHQCDKVYVATLAEPLPDNAEELFKAGILLNGEDKPTLPAVLERIDERTARLTIQEGKYHQVKRMFASLGNLVQTLHRERIGSLSLDDSLEPGESRYLTPAEVQQFAEEG, from the coding sequence ATGCGACTGGACAAGTTTCTTGGTGAGAGTACGGATCTGAGTCGTTCAGACGCACGTAAAGTGCTTAAAAGCGGGGAGATCACGGTTAACGGGGAGGTGGTGACCAAAGGCACCCACGTTGTGCAAGAGGGCGATGTGGTGTGCTGGGACGATGAGCCGCTTGCCTTGATTGGCCTGCGTTACATCATGCTTAATAAGCCCGCTGGTTACGAGTGCAGCCTTAAAAATAGCGCCTACCCGTCCGTGATGATGCTGATCGATGTAGAAAAGCGCGAACGCTTGCACACCGTCGGTCGATTGGATGTGGATACTACCGGCTTGATTTTGATTACGGATGACGGCCAGTGGACGCATCGTATTATCTCGCCCCGTCATCAGTGCGATAAGGTCTACGTGGCGACATTGGCAGAGCCTTTGCCTGACAATGCAGAAGAACTGTTCAAGGCCGGTATCTTGTTAAATGGCGAGGACAAGCCAACGCTGCCAGCCGTGCTGGAACGCATTGATGAACGCACCGCAAGGCTGACCATCCAGGAAGGGAAATACCATCAGGTGAAACGTATGTTCGCGTCCCTGGGGAATCTGGTTCAGACCTTGCATCGTGAGCGTATTGGCTCCCTTTCCCTGGATGACAGTCTGGAGCCCGGAGAGTCGCGTTATTTGACCCCTGCCGAGGTGCAGCAGTTTGCAGAAGAGGGTTAA
- a CDS encoding GntR family transcriptional regulator, with product MHAKLSGKLQARPHYVDEVYRILLDAISDGSLAPGSRITQEDIAEQLNVSRSPVLQAIQLLKKDGLLQDAEGRGVMVAPLDLEHIGHLYQVRGALEVLATRLAARQSAVLDPDLIRMGRKVARGHDVRAMIEADEAFHKAIYDASGNPMIAESAQVHWVHLRRVMGAVLQSSEQRLSIWDEHEELAAAIASGDEAGAIAICERHMHNASDKLLSRLQEILEQPV from the coding sequence ATGCATGCCAAGCTTTCCGGTAAGTTGCAGGCCCGTCCCCACTACGTGGACGAGGTTTATCGCATCCTGCTCGATGCGATCAGTGACGGTTCCCTGGCCCCTGGCTCGCGCATCACGCAAGAAGACATCGCCGAGCAACTCAACGTGTCGCGCTCGCCGGTCCTGCAAGCGATCCAGTTACTGAAAAAAGATGGGCTGTTGCAAGATGCCGAAGGGCGGGGCGTGATGGTCGCGCCACTGGATCTGGAACATATCGGGCATTTGTATCAAGTACGTGGCGCTCTGGAAGTCCTGGCGACCCGGCTGGCGGCACGCCAAAGTGCCGTGCTGGACCCGGACCTGATCCGCATGGGACGCAAGGTGGCCCGGGGGCACGATGTGCGCGCCATGATCGAAGCCGATGAGGCCTTTCACAAGGCCATTTACGACGCGTCGGGCAATCCCATGATCGCTGAAAGCGCCCAAGTCCACTGGGTGCACCTGCGCCGTGTCATGGGGGCAGTACTGCAATCTTCAGAGCAGCGCCTGTCCATCTGGGACGAGCATGAAGAGCTGGCTGCGGCCATTGCATCGGGTGACGAAGCAGGTGCCATCGCCATCTGCGAACGGCATATGCACAACGCCAGCGACAAACTGCTGAGCCGTCTGCAGGAAATACTGGAACAACCGGTCTGA
- a CDS encoding TRAP transporter large permease → MIVSFITDNFVPIMFLSLIVLLLTGFPVAFGLAATGLIFGVLGIALDLFPTNLFQVLPLRIFGIMQNETMLAIPFFTLMGIILERSGMAEDLLETMGQLFGAVRGGLAVSVILVGALLAASTGVTSAVVISMGLISLPVMLRYGYKPEIASGVITASGALVQALPPSLVLIVMADQLGRSVGDMYAAALGPGLLLLVIYISFVIILALLRPSWMPALPEQARSQVTAAGASGRRSLGMLVLLCAFIGFTWAGLHNEVMAQVFSQPAQAPTDQVAITALVVASLSALLFATVNRVTGWGLLSQLAERFVFALIPPVILIFLVLGTIFLGIATPTEGGAMGAIGALILALIRKRLNWTLLNQALENTAKLAIFVMFILIGSTVFSFTFSAADGHLWVEHLFDAIPGGELGFVIAVSAIIFVLGMFLDFFEIAFIVVPLLAPVANSLGIDLIWFGIVIALVLQTSFLTPPFGFALLYLRSVAPRSDYVDSISRRTIPRVRTQQIWKGSAYFVVLQLLVVGIVIAYPQLVTGGLHKTVSLSEEEILLQLNRPSPSLTPGARQADDPLGNPFDAQASSDSDPMAMLLQSMRSTP, encoded by the coding sequence ATGATTGTCTCCTTTATCACGGACAACTTCGTCCCCATCATGTTCCTGAGCCTGATTGTGCTCCTGCTGACCGGCTTTCCCGTCGCGTTTGGCCTGGCGGCCACCGGGCTGATTTTTGGCGTTCTGGGCATCGCCCTGGATCTGTTTCCCACCAACCTGTTCCAGGTTTTGCCGCTGCGCATCTTTGGCATCATGCAAAACGAGACCATGCTGGCCATCCCTTTTTTCACCTTGATGGGCATCATTCTGGAACGCTCGGGCATGGCTGAAGACCTGCTCGAGACCATGGGGCAGTTGTTTGGCGCCGTTCGCGGCGGTCTGGCCGTCTCCGTGATTCTGGTTGGCGCCTTGCTGGCAGCCTCCACCGGTGTCACCTCGGCGGTCGTCATCTCCATGGGCCTGATCTCCCTGCCTGTCATGCTGCGTTACGGCTACAAGCCGGAAATCGCCAGCGGCGTCATCACGGCCTCGGGGGCACTGGTGCAAGCCTTGCCACCGTCTCTGGTTCTGATTGTGATGGCCGACCAGTTGGGCCGGTCCGTCGGTGATATGTATGCCGCTGCGCTGGGCCCCGGTTTGCTGCTGCTGGTGATCTACATCAGCTTTGTCATCATTCTGGCCTTGCTTCGCCCCAGCTGGATGCCCGCCTTGCCTGAGCAGGCCCGAAGCCAGGTCACCGCCGCGGGCGCCAGCGGACGCCGGTCACTGGGCATGCTGGTTCTGTTGTGCGCTTTCATCGGCTTTACCTGGGCAGGTCTGCACAACGAAGTCATGGCCCAGGTCTTTTCCCAGCCGGCTCAGGCCCCCACGGATCAAGTTGCCATCACTGCCCTGGTTGTCGCCTCCCTGAGCGCACTCCTGTTTGCGACCGTCAATCGGGTTACAGGCTGGGGGCTGCTCTCGCAGCTGGCAGAACGCTTTGTCTTCGCCCTGATCCCTCCGGTCATCCTGATCTTTCTGGTACTGGGCACGATTTTCCTGGGTATTGCCACACCCACGGAAGGCGGTGCCATGGGCGCTATTGGTGCGCTAATCCTGGCCCTGATCCGCAAACGCCTTAACTGGACCTTGCTGAACCAGGCCCTGGAAAATACCGCCAAGCTGGCTATTTTCGTCATGTTCATCCTGATCGGCTCGACAGTCTTTAGCTTCACCTTCAGCGCCGCAGACGGCCACCTGTGGGTAGAGCATCTGTTTGATGCCATTCCCGGCGGCGAACTGGGGTTTGTCATTGCCGTCAGTGCCATCATCTTTGTGCTGGGCATGTTTTTGGACTTCTTTGAGATTGCCTTCATTGTGGTACCGCTGCTGGCACCCGTTGCCAACAGCCTGGGCATTGATCTGATCTGGTTCGGCATTGTCATCGCCCTGGTCCTGCAAACCTCCTTTCTGACACCGCCTTTTGGCTTTGCTCTGCTGTATTTGCGTAGCGTGGCACCCCGTTCAGATTATGTGGATTCAATTAGTCGCCGAACTATTCCTCGGGTTCGTACCCAGCAGATCTGGAAGGGCTCAGCCTACTTCGTCGTACTACAATTGCTGGTGGTCGGTATTGTGATTGCCTATCCGCAGTTGGTGACGGGTGGACTGCACAAGACGGTCAGCCTGAGCGAAGAAGAAATTCTGCTCCAGCTCAACCGACCTTCGCCCAGCCTGACACCCGGTGCGCGGCAGGCCGATGACCCGCTTGGCAACCCCTTTGACGCACAGGCGAGCTCGGACTCGGACCCCATGGCCATGCTTTTGCAATCCATGCGTTCCACGCCTTGA
- a CDS encoding TRAP transporter small permease subunit, with product MTALKTMVGGIDHLNRCIGFIIKWLLLATTILSASNAITRKAFDLSSNGMLEAQWYLYAAVFLLGGGYAFLHNSHVRIDFISTRLGARGRNWVDIAGIVVVLIPFCLFVINLSWGFFTAAWHSGEMSGNAGGLVRWPAYLLIPAGFSLLLLQGLAELVKRILFLTGKGPDCIAEDNAQDTPIHVPAQALSTVQEGAR from the coding sequence ATGACTGCATTGAAAACCATGGTGGGGGGAATAGACCACCTGAACCGCTGTATCGGATTCATCATCAAATGGCTCTTGCTGGCCACCACCATTCTGAGCGCCAGCAACGCCATTACTCGCAAGGCCTTTGACCTGAGTTCCAACGGCATGCTGGAAGCTCAGTGGTACCTGTATGCGGCTGTCTTTCTCTTGGGAGGGGGCTACGCATTTCTGCATAACAGCCATGTTCGCATCGACTTCATCTCCACCCGCCTGGGGGCGCGGGGACGCAACTGGGTCGATATCGCCGGGATTGTTGTCGTCCTGATCCCGTTCTGTCTTTTTGTCATTAACCTGAGCTGGGGCTTTTTCACCGCCGCCTGGCATTCAGGTGAAATGTCCGGCAATGCCGGTGGACTGGTGCGCTGGCCCGCCTATCTGCTGATTCCCGCCGGCTTTAGTCTGCTGTTGCTGCAAGGCTTGGCCGAGCTGGTCAAACGTATCCTGTTCCTGACAGGCAAAGGACCGGACTGCATTGCCGAAGATAACGCCCAGGACACGCCTATTCATGTGCCTGCCCAAGCGCTATCGACTGTCCAGGAGGGCGCGCGATGA
- a CDS encoding PDR/VanB family oxidoreductase, with amino-acid sequence MNAIAEPATPVQAVTQPDGLLSLQIRQIRYEAQGINSYELCCPLGGELPPFEAGAHIDVHIQAGLIRQYSLCNPPHERHRYVIAVLRDANGRGGSRTLHDALQVQQQVTVSTPRNHFRLDPHARRSILLAGGIGITPIKAMAHFLESQGQPFELHYCTRNTNTAAFGPELRRWQEQGRLHLHLDNGNPAQGLNLQDLLANTDEGTHVYYCGPAGFMQACAQASSHWPAGSVHCEHFKAPEPAPNANTLPPGAFVAQIASTGQCIEVAPDQSLSDALTQAGVPIATSCVSGLCGTCRINYLQGDVDHQDYILSPDEQSHCLTACVSRARSDVLVLDL; translated from the coding sequence ATGAACGCCATTGCAGAACCCGCCACTCCCGTCCAGGCGGTCACCCAACCAGACGGGCTGCTATCGCTGCAGATCCGGCAGATCCGCTACGAAGCGCAGGGTATCAATTCCTACGAGCTCTGCTGTCCTCTCGGCGGGGAACTCCCCCCTTTCGAAGCCGGGGCCCACATTGATGTCCATATCCAGGCCGGACTGATCCGCCAATACTCGCTGTGCAACCCGCCGCATGAGCGTCACCGCTACGTCATTGCTGTCTTGCGCGATGCCAATGGACGAGGCGGTTCACGCACCTTGCACGACGCCTTGCAGGTCCAGCAGCAGGTAACCGTCAGCACACCCCGCAATCATTTCAGACTGGACCCGCACGCCCGCCGCTCCATCTTGCTGGCCGGGGGGATAGGCATTACCCCCATCAAGGCGATGGCCCACTTTCTGGAATCTCAGGGCCAGCCCTTTGAATTGCACTACTGCACCCGCAACACCAACACGGCAGCCTTCGGCCCTGAACTGCGCAGGTGGCAGGAACAAGGCCGCCTGCATCTGCATCTGGACAATGGCAATCCGGCACAAGGTCTGAACCTGCAGGACTTGCTGGCCAATACAGATGAAGGCACCCACGTGTATTACTGCGGCCCAGCCGGTTTCATGCAGGCCTGTGCCCAGGCCAGCTCACACTGGCCTGCCGGTTCCGTGCATTGCGAACACTTCAAGGCGCCCGAACCCGCCCCCAATGCCAATACCCTGCCTCCCGGTGCCTTCGTGGCGCAAATTGCCAGTACCGGCCAGTGCATTGAGGTTGCTCCCGATCAATCCCTGAGCGATGCCTTGACGCAAGCCGGTGTGCCTATTGCCACCTCCTGCGTATCGGGCCTGTGTGGTACATGCCGCATCAACTACCTGCAAGGAGATGTTGATCACCAGGACTACATCCTTAGTCCCGATGAGCAAAGCCATTGCCTGACCGCCTGCGTTTCACGCGCACGCTCGGACGTACTGGTTCTGGACCTGTAA